The following proteins are co-located in the Ascochyta rabiei chromosome 8, complete sequence genome:
- a CDS encoding glutamine amidotransferase subunit, variant 2 has protein sequence MCRFMVYKGKDEILLSELILHPSHSILTQSFDSRLRLDRRRPHNGDGFGIGYYTSPSLGPEPCVFTSTIPAWNCINLSRIASKTTSSLLFAHVRATTEGNLSEQNCHPFSHKRLLFMHNGGIGCFKQIKRRLAMSLNEQWFTLVQGSTDSEWAFALFLDSLDKAGISPDAEPGKGGFGHSVLRKAMLTTIDRINGFIRDVVGEENMGNEDSRSLLNFAVTDGESVVCTRYVSSTTDEASSLFFSSGTSWKQQKTDHGSHGGRSDAEDEDSNYVMERRDKGSDIVLVASEPLTFERDNWVTVPTNSTLTISKQTVMIHPIIDSFYSPNPAHERSAGFAQAKGQTVTGPDKRVLTDTKTPGSGADSPHGSLDADELVSGAIRRLRVQ, from the exons ATGTGCAGATTCATG GTGTACAAAGGCAAGGACGAGATCCTCCTCTCTGAGCTGATCCTCCATCCCTCCCACTCGATCCTGACCCAGTCGTTCGACTCGCGCCTCCGCCTG GACCGCCGGCGGCCTCACAACGGCGATGGCTTCGGCATCGGCTACTACACCTCGCCCTCGCTCGGCCCCGAGCCCTGTGTGTTCACGTCCACCATCCCCGCGTGGAACTGCATCAACCTGTCGCGCATCGCCTCCAAGACGACGTCCTCGCTCCTCTTCGCACACGTGCGTGCCACCACCGAAGGCAACCTGTCCGAGCAGAACTGCCACCCCTTCTCCCACAAGCGCCTCCTGTTCATGCACAACGGCGGCATCGGCTGCTTCAAGCAGATCAAGCGGCGCCTGGCCATGAGCCTGAACGAGCAGTGGTTCACTCTCGTGCAGGGCTCCACCGACTCCGAGTGGGCCTTTGCCCTGTTCCTGGACTCGCTGGACAAGGCAGGCATCTCGCCAGACGCCGAGCCCGGAAAGGGCGGGTTTGGACACTCGGTGCTGCGCAAGGCCATGTTGACGACGATTGACCGCATCAACGGCTTCATACGCGACGTGGTAGGCGAGGAGAACATGGGCAACGAAGACAGCCGCAGTCTGCTCAACTTTGCCGTCACGGATGGCGAGAGCGTCGTGTGCACACGTTACGTGAGCTCCACCACCGACGAAGCCTCGAGCTTGTTCTTCTCGAGCGGCACAAGCTGGAAGCAGCAGAAGACCGACCACGGCTCCCACGGCGGAAGATCCGACGCCGAAGACGAAGACAGCAACTACGTCATGGAGCGACGCGACAAGGGCTCCGACATTGTTCTGGTTGCCAGCGAGCCGCTCACGTTCGAGCGCG ACAACTGGGTCACCGTCCCCACCAACAGCACCCTCACCATCTCCAAGCAGACCGTCATGATCCACCCCATCATCGACAGCTTCTACTCGCCGAACCCCGCGCACGAGCGCTCCGCCGGCTTCGCCCAGGCCAAAGGGCAGACAGTGACCGGCCCTGACAAGCGCGTCTTGACTGACACAAAGACGCCAGGCAGCGGTGCCGATAGCCCGCACGGCAGTCTCGACGCCGACGAGCTGGTCAGTGGCGCGATTAGACGACTGAGGGTGCAGTAG
- a CDS encoding glutamine amidotransferase subunit, which yields MAPSRPDCTANALLLSTASPRPHPRPHDRPGTASARPHPRSHDRPPGAQHVQIHGQPATQATVRPAHETQVYKGKDEILLSELILHPSHSILTQSFDSRLRLDRRRPHNGDGFGIGYYTSPSLGPEPCVFTSTIPAWNCINLSRIASKTTSSLLFAHVRATTEGNLSEQNCHPFSHKRLLFMHNGGIGCFKQIKRRLAMSLNEQWFTLVQGSTDSEWAFALFLDSLDKAGISPDAEPGKGGFGHSVLRKAMLTTIDRINGFIRDVVGEENMGNEDSRSLLNFAVTDGESVVCTRYVSSTTDEASSLFFSSGTSWKQQKTDHGSHGGRSDAEDEDSNYVMERRDKGSDIVLVASEPLTFERDNWVTVPTNSTLTISKQTVMIHPIIDSFYSPNPAHERSAGFAQAKGQTVTGPDKRVLTDTKTPGSGADSPHGSLDADELVSGAIRRLRVQ from the exons ATGGCGCCATCCCGCCCTGACTGTACAGCGAACGCACTCCTCCTGAGCACGGCATCTCCAAGACCACACCCACGCCCCCACGACCGCCCGGGCACGGCATCTGCAAGACCACACCCACGCTCCCACGACCGCCCGCCAGGTGCCCAGCATGTGCAGATTCATGGTCAGCCAGCGACACAGGCCACCGTCCGCCCAGCTCACGAGACGCAGGTGTACAAAGGCAAGGACGAGATCCTCCTCTCTGAGCTGATCCTCCATCCCTCCCACTCGATCCTGACCCAGTCGTTCGACTCGCGCCTCCGCCTG GACCGCCGGCGGCCTCACAACGGCGATGGCTTCGGCATCGGCTACTACACCTCGCCCTCGCTCGGCCCCGAGCCCTGTGTGTTCACGTCCACCATCCCCGCGTGGAACTGCATCAACCTGTCGCGCATCGCCTCCAAGACGACGTCCTCGCTCCTCTTCGCACACGTGCGTGCCACCACCGAAGGCAACCTGTCCGAGCAGAACTGCCACCCCTTCTCCCACAAGCGCCTCCTGTTCATGCACAACGGCGGCATCGGCTGCTTCAAGCAGATCAAGCGGCGCCTGGCCATGAGCCTGAACGAGCAGTGGTTCACTCTCGTGCAGGGCTCCACCGACTCCGAGTGGGCCTTTGCCCTGTTCCTGGACTCGCTGGACAAGGCAGGCATCTCGCCAGACGCCGAGCCCGGAAAGGGCGGGTTTGGACACTCGGTGCTGCGCAAGGCCATGTTGACGACGATTGACCGCATCAACGGCTTCATACGCGACGTGGTAGGCGAGGAGAACATGGGCAACGAAGACAGCCGCAGTCTGCTCAACTTTGCCGTCACGGATGGCGAGAGCGTCGTGTGCACACGTTACGTGAGCTCCACCACCGACGAAGCCTCGAGCTTGTTCTTCTCGAGCGGCACAAGCTGGAAGCAGCAGAAGACCGACCACGGCTCCCACGGCGGAAGATCCGACGCCGAAGACGAAGACAGCAACTACGTCATGGAGCGACGCGACAAGGGCTCCGACATTGTTCTGGTTGCCAGCGAGCCGCTCACGTTCGAGCGCG ACAACTGGGTCACCGTCCCCACCAACAGCACCCTCACCATCTCCAAGCAGACCGTCATGATCCACCCCATCATCGACAGCTTCTACTCGCCGAACCCCGCGCACGAGCGCTCCGCCGGCTTCGCCCAGGCCAAAGGGCAGACAGTGACCGGCCCTGACAAGCGCGTCTTGACTGACACAAAGACGCCAGGCAGCGGTGCCGATAGCCCGCACGGCAGTCTCGACGCCGACGAGCTGGTCAGTGGCGCGATTAGACGACTGAGGGTGCAGTAG